A region of the Ornithinimicrobium ciconiae genome:
GGTCGACCGTCGCGGAGCCCGGTGGTCCTGCAGGGACACCAGCGTCATCCCACCGTCCGTGCCTTCGGCGACGGGGCCGTACTGCCCCTCCCGCAGCACGTCGAGCACGGTCGTGGCCGGCACCGGGCTGACCAGCACCGTCGGGGCGATCCGGCGCAACTGCAGCAGGGCGACGCCGCGGTCGGCGAGCACCCGGTCGAGCAGGGCGGCGTCATCGGAGCGCACATAGGACCCGACCGACCCGACCCGGGCCACACCGTGCCGGCGGGCCACATCGCGGACCAGGTACTCCAACGGCTGAGGCACTCCGGTCCGGCTGATCGAGGACACCTCGCTCAGGACTCGGTCTGCTGACCAGCCCAGGTCCAGCGCGCGTCGGATGCCGGCCTCGGTGATGCGGTGCACGGTGGCGCCCCCGCGCGACTCCACCTCGCCTAGCAGGCGCATCACCGAGCGGGCCGGACCGTCCAGCCGGCCGGGGGCGACGGCCGTCAGGTCGGCCTGGACCAGGACGTGCTCGACAGCCTCGGGGATGTGGGCGTCCATCTGCTGACCGGCGGCCGCCGGGTCCCCGGTGAGTATGCCGTGGGCGGCCGTGGACAGGGCGCCGCGCCCGGTGAGGCCGGCCCAGTCGGCCTCGCGCAGCACGACTTGGACGCCAGGGTCGGCAGAGCGGGTCATCCGGATCGGGTGGCGCCACCGCAGCAGGTCGCCGAGGAAGTCGGCGGCCGGTGCCGTGCCTGGCGGCAGGGAGGCGAGGGCAGCGAGCACGTCCTGACGGCGCTGGCGGCCAAAGGGCCAGGAGGTCTGGGTGCTCAGGGCGTTGACCTTGCCGCTGCCGTCGGCGGAGCCCACGAGGGAGGGGGCTGCCACCATCCGGTGCCAGGCGTTGGCGAGAACCGCCCACCGCTGCCCGGCGGGCAGCTCGGCCCAGTCGTCGGCGTCGCCCGTCGGCATCCAGGCGGGGTCCGGGGAGGTGTCGGCGCCCAGCAGCCCGGCGGCGTGCAGCACCTCCACCAGCCAGGCCGCCTCAGCGGTGGTCGTCTCCAGCAGGGTGGCGACCCGGGCCAGGTCGCGCACCGCGAGGCCGCCGGTCCGCAGGACCCGTGCCGGTCGGGTGCCCCACTCGTCCAGGAGCTCGCCGGCCTGCTCCAGCAACTGTGCTGCCCGTCCGCCCGCCGTGGCGTCGACGAGGTCGGTGTCGAGGGCGGGGTCGTCCGGCACCGGTGGTTCGAGCTCTGGCTGCCGGTGCACCTGCCCCTCGCGCAGGTGCAGGGCCACCTGCCGGGGGAGCAGCACATGACTCTCGTCCGTGGGGTGCAGCAGGTGTCGCTGGAGGAGCTGCTCGCCAGCCTCGCGCATGGCGTGGTCGCCGCTGCCGCCGGCGGGCAGCACCCCGACCGGGGGTCCCCAGGTCAGGGCGTCCAGGATGGCGCGGGCCCGGGGGCCGAGCCCCTGGAGCGCCTGGGTGAGCGGCTCGCCGGTCGGTGCGTCCTCACTGTCGGGCCCCAGGCCGGCCGGGGCGCCGATCACCTCCTGCACGGTGCGGGCAGCGCGGTATCCCTCGGGGCTGCGCCAGCACAGGGCGAGGTCGCACAGCTGGTCGATGAGCTCGGTGACCCGCGGGGACCGTCGGGCCTCGCCCAGTGCTGCCGCGATGTCACCGAGCTGGGCAGCGCCCAGGACGCACACCACCTCGAGGGTCTGGAGCAGCGCCAGGTCGAGTCCGTCGAGGGCTCGCTGCACGCTGGAGCGGGTCGTTGCGCGGGCGGCCAGTGTAGTCAGGTCAGCCGGGGTCGGGCGCGCGAGGTCGGGTCGCGCCACGAGCAGCGCGGCGAGCTCCTCGGGGGAGCGTCCGCGCAGGTCGTCAGCGAGGCTCCGGGCACGGGTGGACACCTGACTACGGTAGCCGCCACCGACCGCCGGACCGACTCCATCGCGGACCGACGCCATCGTGTGCTGACCGCATGCCGGTCAGAAGCGTGACGAGCTGCCCGCGCCGCTGAAGCTGCCCCCGCTGCTGTAGCCGGAGGTGGAGCCGCTGGAGGACGAGGAACGGGACGCCTGGACCTGCTGGGTGCCGGTCGTGTAGCCGGAGTGGAACGAGTCGATGGTGATCCAGGTCCACATGTGGTCCGTGGTGCTCAGGATCGTGGGCTCGGACCGGACCCGCTCCCGGCGCAGCGCGTCCTGCATCGTCTCCTGCTCGGACTCGTCATCGCTGTAGGCACGGGCCACCGCGCCAGCCAACGTGTCCAGGTGCCCGCTCAACGTGTCACGCATCGTGCGCACGGCGTCCAGCGCATCGTCCGGTGTGGTCGCTCCGGTGTCCAGGTCCCCGCGCAGCTGATCCAGGTCCACGAGGGACTGGGAGGCGAACTCGCGCAGCGGCTGGGCGACGTCGAGGCCCCGCACCTCCTCGTCGAGGGTGGCGGACAGGAGGGGGTCCACGCCGTGGAGGTCCTGGCGCAGGGAGGCGATCTGACGCTCCCAGGCCTGCGGCCAGGCTCGGTCCAGGTTGAGTAGGGCGGCGGTGTCCGCGATGACGTCGTCGAGCGTGTCCAGC
Encoded here:
- a CDS encoding helicase-associated domain-containing protein, with protein sequence MSTRARSLADDLRGRSPEELAALLVARPDLARPTPADLTTLAARATTRSSVQRALDGLDLALLQTLEVVCVLGAAQLGDIAAALGEARRSPRVTELIDQLCDLALCWRSPEGYRAARTVQEVIGAPAGLGPDSEDAPTGEPLTQALQGLGPRARAILDALTWGPPVGVLPAGGSGDHAMREAGEQLLQRHLLHPTDESHVLLPRQVALHLREGQVHRQPELEPPVPDDPALDTDLVDATAGGRAAQLLEQAGELLDEWGTRPARVLRTGGLAVRDLARVATLLETTTAEAAWLVEVLHAAGLLGADTSPDPAWMPTGDADDWAELPAGQRWAVLANAWHRMVAAPSLVGSADGSGKVNALSTQTSWPFGRQRRQDVLAALASLPPGTAPAADFLGDLLRWRHPIRMTRSADPGVQVVLREADWAGLTGRGALSTAAHGILTGDPAAAGQQMDAHIPEAVEHVLVQADLTAVAPGRLDGPARSVMRLLGEVESRGGATVHRITEAGIRRALDLGWSADRVLSEVSSISRTGVPQPLEYLVRDVARRHGVARVGSVGSYVRSDDAALLDRVLADRGVALLQLRRIAPTVLVSPVPATTVLDVLREGQYGPVAEGTDGGMTLVSLQDHRAPRRSTTPTRVSTVDAETARRIVEVMVGAESTRPRGGNGLPAATDPVVTSALLREAAAERLPVWIGYADEVGGIQRLLLRPTAVEQGRVRGTVADQDAPRTFLLHRISGVAAAD